Genomic DNA from Peribacillus simplex NBRC 15720 = DSM 1321:
ATCGGCTATAAACCGTCCAAGCTTGTGAAGATGGATATCTTGCTGAATTCTGAAACTGTCGATGCTTTAAGTTTCATCGTTCATAAGGACTTTGCTTATGAACGCGGTAAAGTGATTGTTGAAAAATTGAAGAAACTGATTCCGAGACAACAATTTGAAGTGCCGATCCAAGCAGCAATCGGGCAAAAAATCGTGGCCCGTTCTTCGATTAGTGCAATGCGCAAGAACGTATTGGCTAAATGTTACGGCGGCGATATTTCCCGTAAACGTAAGTTGCTCGAAAAACAGAAAGAAGGTAAAAAGCGGATGAAACAGGTAGGTTCCGTTGAAGTTCCGCAAGAAGCTTTCATGGCTGTTTTGAAAATGGATGATACGACACCTAAGAAATAAATAAAATAAACGATAGATAGAAAAAAGAGGGTAGAGGAGATCTAGCCTCTTTTTCTATCGACTCATTCGATTAAAAGGTTGTGAACACAATGATTAAAAGCGCCTACCTCCATATCCCATTTTGTGAACATATTTGTCACTATTGTGATTTCAATAAAGTATTTTTGCAGGGACAGCCGGTTGACGAATATTTACAGATGATGAAAAAGGAAATGGGTATGCAGCTTTCCAAATACCCGACTGCCGGATTGGATACGGTTTTCGTAGGTGGAGGGACACCGACCTCTCTAGATGAAAAGCAGCTTGCATTCTTATGTGAAGCAATCAATGAAACCTTGCCGTTTGATCCAAAAAAGGCTGAATATACATTCGAAGCCAATCCAGGGGATCTTTCGAGGGAAAAACTCGAGATACTTTATCATTCAGGTGTCAATAGATTAAGCTTTGGTGTGCAAAGCTTCAATGATGAATTATTAAAACGAATTGGCCGGACTCATCTGGCTTCTGAAGTATATGAAACGATTCATTTGGCTCAAGATGTTGGCTTTACGAATATCAGCATCGACTTGATTTATGGATTGCCGGGCCAAACGATGGAAGATTTCCAAGATACGCTGGATAAGGCGATTGCCCTTCAATTGCCGCACTACTCGAGCTACTCATTGATCGTTGAGCCGAAGACGGTTTTTTATAATCAGATGCGAAGGGGGAAATTAAACCTGCCGCCGCAGGAGCTCGAGGCGTTGATGTATGAGAGGCTGATGGAAGAGATGGAGAAGCATGGTCTGCATCAATATGAAATCAGTAACTTTGCCCGAGCTGGGTTTGAAAGCAGGCACAACCTGACATATTGGGATAATGTGGAGTATTATGGAATTGGTGCCGGGGCACATGGCTATACTGGAGGTAAAAGGGTGGCCAATCATGGGCCTGTGAAGAAATATATCACGCCATTGCTGGCGAACGAGCTGCCTGTATTGGAGGAGCATACAGTACCGCTTCATGAAC
This window encodes:
- the hemW gene encoding radical SAM family heme chaperone HemW, whose amino-acid sequence is MIKSAYLHIPFCEHICHYCDFNKVFLQGQPVDEYLQMMKKEMGMQLSKYPTAGLDTVFVGGGTPTSLDEKQLAFLCEAINETLPFDPKKAEYTFEANPGDLSREKLEILYHSGVNRLSFGVQSFNDELLKRIGRTHLASEVYETIHLAQDVGFTNISIDLIYGLPGQTMEDFQDTLDKAIALQLPHYSSYSLIVEPKTVFYNQMRRGKLNLPPQELEALMYERLMEEMEKHGLHQYEISNFARAGFESRHNLTYWDNVEYYGIGAGAHGYTGGKRVANHGPVKKYITPLLANELPVLEEHTVPLHERMEEEMFLGLRKTEGVSLEIFKNKFFVEMTEIFRKPLEEGSAKGLLKVEGGFVRLTERGKLLGNEVFQSFLGVIDSD